Below is a window of Xiphophorus couchianus chromosome 1, X_couchianus-1.0, whole genome shotgun sequence DNA.
CTCCGATACACTGGAGCTAAAAACACGGAGGGTAGAGAAACGAGGCATGAAAAGGTTCACGGCcctattcttcttcttcttcttcttcttttctattcttcttcttcttcgttgctattcttcttcttcttcttttctattatggcggctAGCAAGCGTCTTtgaggtgcataccgccacctactgtacaagAGTGTGTAGCGACACTACTTCACGTCtattaaatggttttttttttaaattaatctgtaAGGAAAGCAGATTAGGGAAATATCCGCTAgctttccttcatttcccaatattcatataagaagatcatttttattcagagtGGCGGAAACGTGCTTccataataaatattcaataaaaatgtaaaaataaaaaaaaatttaaaaagtaacgTAAATCAATTTTATGCTGAAACCGCCACAGGCCATGTTTTTGCTCTTGTACAACGGAACTGCCTTTATTAAAGTAACTGCGCTGCCATGATCTGAGTTCCGTCCTGCTGAAAACTCTCGTGGCTGTGGAGCTGCTAGACACATTTCTGCAGCTGAACTCTTGTACAGGATACAAAGTTACCTCTTGCatcaatcaacatttttttttggaaaagtttgaCACGACACAATGAGCCTGCCCGACAAACTGGTTTGTTTGGCGGTTGGCACAAACTGGAGCGACTGGATTGGGATGACAAAAAAGgtagatgatgatgatgatgatgatgatgatgatgatgatgatgatgtggatTTTGTCAAATGGACTCCGGTAGGTAGAGGAAGAGGTAAGgaaaaacatgtgaaagatgACAGAGAGTCTGGTAGCCATAATGAAAATCATCCATGtcaagaaattttaaaacctagttgggaaaagggaaaaaaatatttaaattcttttggCTGGGTGATAGAAGAGATTATAAAAGACTTTGATTTATCTCGTATAAATATCAAACAGTTCCTCTGTCACCAGTTTGTCCGTCTCTGTTTCCTAACAGTGTTGTTGATTTTACTTTGTTGCAGAAAAGGGGAAAATTAAACCTTTCAGCTTCATGTTCAGCACAACCATATTTGCAGAAAGGAGGACGATCCTTTTCAGTTTGCACAGGTGTGCTCATAACTCGAGGAATGTGCAGAACTTCCTGTCTGGTACCGCATTCCTGAAAACCAacgaaaagcaaaaaaaacctcGGATCTTAGGACGTTGCTGACCAAAGGAAACCATAAAGTGAATGTCTGAGGATGATGAACATTCAACTGAAAACTAACTTCATCGCGATGTAAGACTTCAGGTAAAATTACATTGTTAGCTGCTCATTTTATGcctctgtgtttttaatggCGGACCTTAAACGACGGTTGTTTTCCTCTGAAGGACTGGGTGGAGAAACACTGAAGACTGAAAATATGAACTTTGAAGGAGAGGAGTTCTGTTCTGTAGTTCAGGGATTAGTTTGAAACAAAGTTATGAAAACTAGTGTTGCTACtggtttaattaaaactttttatctttgtttggcAACAAACTGTATCGTCCTGTGTTAATAATTTATGggtgaaatgaaaatgtaacaaacaaatCGCTTTTACCACGtcagtaaaacaaaagcagccaTGAAACCtgtcagtttattttcttaggttaatttgctgcttttgttgtttattgctGAGAGATATCAAAGTTTTGGCTTAAAAGTTCGCGTTGAGCGCGTGTACGTGGGGACTTTCCAATACGCGTCAGAGCTCGCGACGCCTTGTTGGGTCGCGCGCCTAATTTAAAGTATAAACTACAAATCTAATTTCAAACTAGTTTCATacaatatttgaataaatataataataaaaaataaacaccttgTTCGCAGCACAATAATATCAACAGATGACATCAAATAAAACGTAAtaaacaggaataaaataatttgtaaccAGAAAAATATTACTGTTGCTGTTACTGGAAAGTTTCATAATATACAAAAGgtattaaatgtgtttatctATAGACcagtgatatttttgtttaatacagcagaaaatattttccaggcTTTAAGATGACAAAGTCATTGAGAGATTACAACTACAGcagatttaaaactttaatttattttctcaatgtgtttgtttgcaaaaactgtagaagaaagaaatcactaatatttagctatttatttatCACAAGTCATATTATCACCTGAACATTCAACAACAGCATCACATGCTGCATGATTTCCTAACATTCTGCAGCCCTGCTTCATGCTGCAGTTCCCAGAGTTCCTACAGGTTaacaatgtgtttgtgtttcttgttttacagATGTTGACCTTCAGCTTTAAGAGTCAATTTGGTTCATCCTTCATCTCTATGAGAGGTTTTCTGTTCCAGACAAGTTTCATCCTCATCCTGCCTTTGACAATGACATTCTGGGCTACAACATTTGTGCTGCTGGTAAATTTATTTATGACAAAGCAatggatatttttattagaaaagtgttttttgttgttgttttttttacaaaatggtAATTTTATAAATGATTTGAACTCTGTCTAAAGAATCAGATCCATACAGATACAGTTTCTTCTTAAGTTTGACATGTCTTGAAAACAAATTCCTGTGTTTGTTACACACaacatgcatattttaaaatgtttaaaatatgccAGAATGTTGCCAGAGGGTTTTACTGTCAGAGGTGAAAACGTATGACATGTACTGATGTTACTGATTGTTGGTGTATTTGTACTCTTCAAagtatctattttttaaattgtgtacTTTGATTTTAGTATATTTTGTTTCAAGAATTGTACTTCATTAGCTTTGAGATCTCACACCAGATTGTGCTCAAAAGTGCCAAGGCTGAAGCATATTATTCTTTATAAGAGTGCACAGCCTGTTGACCAGTAGAGAGCATTGCATGaccttttttgctttgtttagcTTTGCCTCCATCTGGTGTTTTGCCTGTCCGACATGGTGAAGAACGCCGAAAGACCCTCAAAAGCAAGACATGATGCTGAGTTCCAAAGAAATTCAGGAACACATGAGAAAGAACATTAATTCTCATCTCAGTTTTTTCACAACTCATCCTGATGATCCTCCAGACTTTTAGGAAAACGTTCTGTGAACTGTTTGGAAGGTGTGTGTCTCACTGGATCTGGTGTTAGCGTAACTGCATTACAGAAAAAGATCACACCAACAGTAAAACGTGGTGGTAGTGTGTTTTTATGACCTAACCTGCAGGATCTCTGCATGTTGTCCTTAATGCTGGACTGCAGTTGCTGCTGCTAAGAGTGACCCAAACAGTTATTAGGCTTTGTGGCAATCTCTAGGTTTGAATTGTTTCTCccttaatgatgaacatcgtCATTTAAacctgcattttgtgtttttacttgtgctgtctttgacaaatatttaaatgggcttgatgttctgaaacactgaagtgaGGCAAACATGTAAAACGAGAGGAAATCTGGAGAGGGGCAAACGCTTTCACAACACTGTAGGTTCTGATTCCCTGACGCCTCCTCGCTTCCCTCATCCTCTCCTTGGCCATCGGCTGATGAACAGCACCAGGCCAGTGGTGCAGGTGTCCTGGTTCGTTTGATAGATCTGGAGGAAGGTCTGATGAATTTGATCAGAGACCAGTGCTTGTAGTCCTGCAGATCAGAGGTGGATGAGTGTTTATTAGAAAGAAAGAGAGCAGACACACCTGGGcaacaaataacaacaaataaacaatgaGCAGTAGAATGCTGCTTTGTTTAACTGGGATATAGTcatgaacaataaaaacatatctcCCTAAATGTCAAGACAGTTATcaggagttttttttagttgatgTGAGATGGacctttatgttgttttggGTCAGCAGTGGTTCTGAAATTGAAATCTCTCTTATAAAGACCACTTTATCCATTCTCTCTTTCTTATTGTCTAtccatgacctctgaccttaactgaggcagTGAGGCCTTCAGACGTTTAAATGTTCTTCTGCTTCTTATGTGAACCTAGATCAACAAGTTTGTCTGGACAGATTGTTGATTCCTCTTGGAGTCATTTTGGTGGACTTTGTATCGTTGGAATAATCTTCACTGttccataaaaataataataatataataattagaACTTCATTTAgccattttttttatcccacTGAGGTCAAAAgatcttttgtaaaataaagaccTGGCCAAGACTGGCAGCATgtagagagacagaaaaacaacacaaaaacaaaaaccactcAGTCACAATAAATATTAACTTACAATGAAAAATGAGTCTAAATGAGTTCATAAGTTCTCCATCTGTGGATCACGGTTCTCTCTGAGGTTCTCTGTCATCCCAGCCTTTGTGATGGAACGTTTTCCAGTCTGATGGATGTCAGTgaatttgtttctcattttaaattactttagcTCAGCATGTTAAGTGTTGCAGTTTGAGATCTTTTAgttacttcatgttgtcagagaGGTTCTAATGAAGGGATTTTCTGTTTCAACCGGTCAGACTGTAGGTTTGGTATTTtcatgataaataaaattatctttaaaaataaaaaaataaaaaacttttgtaTATACTTGGGTTATGCTTTTCTGATatgtaaattgtattttatgacctgaaacatttaggtttcacagaaaagcaaaagcagaagaatGTAATCAAATTTGGATTTCTGTAATTGAATTGTATAGATTGTAGCTATTCTGGGTGGATAGTCTTGTAAAGTTCCTTAAGATGAAATGTGTTGTGAATTGAAacttcataaataaactgaattaaattcaaTAATTGCAGCAACTAATACTAAGGACAGGTTGAAGCTAATctaataatataaataactgTTGGTATAAATTAATGTTATGCAGACATAGAACTGCTAAAATGTGTCATCAAAGCAGGATAAACAATAACTGATCTTAAAGGGAAATGCTGCTGTCAGCTACAATCTGATCCTaattgttagaaaaaatgtttttcttttcacaggtGATTCTGATGAGAAACTTCAGAGTCGATTCCATCACATGTCACCTAACTGAATACAAGATAGGAGAAGAGTGCTGTCCTATGTGTTCTGCTGGTATGTTCCAGTTATGAATTATTGATTATTCTCATATATACTCTGTTATAGGTAGGCTGGTTTCATTGCCTGAATCTTGTTCATCATGCAACCCATCttattctttaaaatgataaactgtttattttccaacagGCTATAGAGTCAAAACAGACTGCACAGAGTTTAAAAGTACATCCTGTCAGAAATGTTCAGATGGGACGTTTATGGACCTGCCAAATGGACTAAAGAGATGTAATCCATGTTCTACCTGTGATTCAGGTGCAGTTATGTtgactttgttttctatttttatgttttttttatgaaatcatTTGCACAAACAGTTGTGTTCAAATATCTGCAGTGTGttaaaatcttttatatttcagcAATAAATGCTTCACTCACTCCATGTTGTTCCTTTTCTACTTTCAGTTTATGAAAGTtgggtttgttgttttctgtcactttacATCTGATACATATTCACTTACaatgtagaaatataatttctatAAAATCAGTGCTAAATCTGGTTAGTGATGTTGCTGTTATTTTGaacacaaatgtaaattatGTAAACGATTCAGATATTATTCAGCTGGACAAACTGTCTGACTTAAAGATGTCTTGAGATTCACCATGTTGCTGTTAGTTTTCTCCATACATGTGTAATCTGAATATGTTCACAGGAGCTGGGCTGAAGGAAAAGCAACAATGTGAAATAACTGCAGACACAGTTTGTGAACCAATGGAGGGATTCTACTGTACAGACCTTAAATCAGGAGGTTGTTCTGTAGCACAGAAACACAGGAGCTGTGAACCAGGACATTACATCAGCAGGATGGGTTGGTCTGATTCTCTTCAACacataaatgcttttatttttagatgaattctgacttttgaaaaGAATAAACTGAGTTACATGTTGGTCAGAACTAAAAATCAGATCAGAATCTTCTGACTAACTTTAAAGTGGTTTGTGTTTCTCCAGGAACAGCCTCCACAGACACAGAATGCTCTGAATGCAGCAGTGGATCATTTTCTGATGGAACAATGTTGTCATGTCAGCCTCACACACAGTAAGCTGGTCTCTTACAAACAGCATAAACACAGGATAATGTTTTACCAAATGATTTACCTGGAttcatgtttctgttatttcagATGTGAAAACGAAAACCTTCATCTGATAAAAGCAGGAACAGCTTCAACTGATGCTGAATGTGGAGGAAAAAGTTCCAACATCACAGGAATTGtgatcagtgttttgtttttggtggttTTTTTATTAGTTGCAGCAAcaattgttgttgttgttctctggaaaactgaaaaaattaaaataccaaGTGAGTTGGAAAAAAACTGTAGTTAAAATATtatcagcattttattttttactgttttaataattgtaacatttcatttttaacagaCATTTGTATAAAACGACAAAAACCCCAAAGGGTAAGTAGGTTTCTAACTGAACTGTAATGTGAACAGATATTGATAACAATATTTAGTTTAGTCAATAATTTGTCTCGTTTTCTACCTGAAAGGACCAAGCAGATGGAGAAGAACAGGAAGTTTGTTTAAATGCACGAGGTAAGAAGAACATTGTTCTTTACTTAATAATAatagcattattattattattattattattaataacaataataataataataataataatataggaTAGATAGTTTTTTTCTGGTCATTGTTCTGaaagtttgattattttctctAAGGAATGAAATAAACGTCTTTATAGTCTAAAATCTGATATCAAGGATTCTGGTTGAGCAGCTGTCtggatgtttccattaaaatctAATAGGTTTGGTGCCTTTTTCTAACAGAAATGATGCTACCAAATATTGACACCACCAGGTTCTCTGATCAGCACCAGCAGGCAAGACGACTGAACTGTCTTGCAGATGGACACAATGACCAAGATCGGTGGAGCAGGAATTAAACCAGCAACCTGCCGATTGCAGGGCGAAGTTTTACCACCATCACCAGGAAATGAATTACTCCATGTGAAACCAACCTCAGacatttgtacagttttataaAAACCTGATGATCCACCAGCTTTAATATCATTTCATTGATATTCATGTTCTGCTTCACAGGAACCtgatataaaatgttaacattgctaatatgtttcagattttctgaaaaCCTAGAAACACCTGaacaaatattagtttttattgtttttcttttgcagataaaaatgcacaaattaaTAACTTTGTACataataaatttcattttattaaataccaTCATGCTTTTATTGTCACAAAGACATATTCACCATAGTGACTGTTGTAGCAAAGTGGTGAAGAAGTGAATTACCAGATCCATTCATTGGTTCATTTGTTCTGCTCAGTAGAGACTATAGACTATATAATTTTAGATAAGAAGTTAATTTAGATGCCAGCTGAGAAATgaagaaaacctgaaactgGAGTCGTTGCTATGTTGAATTTTCTGCTTCTGactgtaataataatatagtCAGGCTCTGACTTGTTTTGATGTCTCTTTGAAGAACAGCTGTATATAGAcatttgttaattaaatattcaaaatattaattttgaatatttaacttATAGTTTTGCCTAAAATCttgttgactttgtttttctggctCAGGTGAAGTGTACTTCTCTAAGCAacaaacttaatatttagttagcaagctaaataaaTAGCTAACAGTTAAAATTTTTCAGTAGTAGTcattataaaaactgaattaaaaaatcaacaacatgaCACGCTAACCATGTTGTTGGTTACTAGTGAATTATAGATTCACTGAGTCTGTGATTATAGATTCTGGCAGTGTTGAATGTAATAAACCtgataacaaaaacacagtatttattgaacaaacacaGATTGGCTCAAAGGTGCCTCCATACTGTGCAGTTTGCTATGTAGTCAATATAAACAGAATCAAGCACCAACTTTTTTCAGCCCTgctgtatttatgtttaaagtaatttttgacTGGAAGTTAACATTTTGGAGCGAACCAGCCAGAGTCCTGCCTTAAGTCTGATGAGAACAGTGGTGGTTTCTGATATGGGCAACAGCCCAGGGTGGCATTTTATAAGGGGAGGCATAAGCACCCCATCAGCTCCCGATGTAATTGGAATCCAAGATGGCTGGCAGACACACATGTTGACCTTTCTTGGAATATCCTGTCAGTCCTTCTATTTTAGGAGGATCCTAGAAGTAAAAACATGCTGATATGCAGGAGTATCTATGTaacaatattattaatttagtttagaaaattttatttctaataggTAGGAAATTGTGATTCACCATGTGTCCAACACAGTGCAGCTCATTGAACAGtgttattgtaatgttttcacattCCTCTCAGTGCACTAAGATACCAGTCGGCTCTGTGGAAATATTGGTATGCAAGACttttataagattttatttaattttttcttggtttttttatatgttgtgttattgtgtaatctatctatctataagttagtttaatttttttttttgtgcagatcAGTTGT
It encodes the following:
- the LOC114142343 gene encoding tumor necrosis factor receptor superfamily member 5-like, yielding MLTFSFKSQFGSSFISMRGFLFQTSFILILPLTMTFWATTFVLLVILMRNFRVDSITCHLTEYKIGEECCPMCSAGYRVKTDCTEFKSTSCQKCSDGTFMDLPNGLKRCNPCSTCDSGAGLKEKQQCEITADTVCEPMEGFYCTDLKSGGCSVAQKHRSCEPGHYISRMGTASTDTECSECSSGSFSDGTMLSCQPHTQCENENLHLIKAGTASTDAECGGKSSNITGIVISVLFLVVFLLVAATIVVVVLWKTEKIKIPNICIKRQKPQRDQADGEEQEVCLNARGKKNIVLYLIIIALLLLLLLLITIIIIIIII